ggaagcaggttttggggacgaagaagatgatgatgaggaggaggatgtagatagctcacagcaagcaagcggagaaaccggttttcccgacagccaggaactgtttctcaccctagacctggagccagtaccctccgaacccacccaaggctgcctcctggacccagcaggcggagaagggacctctggtgagtgtaccttttaaaatactatacatggtttaaaagcaagcatgtgaaaggattactttgccctggcatttgcggttctcctagatgtagtcctaaagcctttgcaaaaggtttctggggagggcagccttattgcgtccttcatggtaggacactttaccactccaggccagtaacacgtactcgggaaacattgtagaacacagcattgcagtgtatgtttgctggcattcaaacaacatccgttctttatctctctgtgttatcctcaggagagtgagatataattcatggtcacctggttgaaatagagtgcttttcttcaggggacactcagaggagcccattcctgctgggctgtttgcctgtgtctaaacagaaatgttccccgctgttagccacagggaggggggaaggttgagggggtagtcacgcggtgggaggaggcaaaatgcgaccttgtaacgaaagcacatgtgctatgtatgtaatgttaacagcaaggtttaccctgaaagagtgtagccactgttttataaaatgtgtctttttaaataccgctgtccctttttttttctccaccagctgcatgtgtttcaatgatcacaggatcttctccttcacagaggctagtgaagcttagaaagaaaaaaaaacgcactcgcgatgaaatgttctccgagctcatgctgtcctcccacactgacagagcacagacgaatgcgtggaggcaaataatgtcagagtgcagaaaagcacaaaatgaccgggaggagaggtggcgggctgaagagagtaagtggcgggctgaagagagtaagtggcgggctgaagagagggctgaagctcaaatgtagcggcagcgtgatgagaggaggcaggattcaatgctgaggctgctgcaggaccaaaccagtatgctccagtgtatggttgagctgcagcaaaggcagctggagcacagactgccactgctgcccctctgtaaccaaccgccctcctccccaagttccatagcctccacacccagacgcccaagaacgcagtgggggggggcatccggccaaccagccactccaccacagaggattgccccaaaaaaagaaggctgtcattcaataaattttaaagttgtaaacttttaaagtgctgtgcttaaagtgctgtgtggcattttccttccttctccaccacccctcctgggctaccttggtagtcatacccctatttgtgtgatgaatgaataaagaatgcatgaatgtgaagcaacaatgactttattgcctctgcaagcggtgattgaagggaggaggggtgggtggttagcttacagggaagtagagtgaaccaaggggcggggggtttcatcaaggagaaacaaacagaactttcacaccgtagcctggccagtcatgaaactggttttcaaagcttctctgatgcgtaccgcgccctcctgtgctcttctaaccgccctggtg
The genomic region above belongs to Caretta caretta isolate rCarCar2 chromosome 3, rCarCar1.hap1, whole genome shotgun sequence and contains:
- the LOC125634006 gene encoding uncharacterized protein LOC125634006 produces the protein MQSSSAQVTMMESQNRKRAPAWTEREVRDLIAVWGEESVLSELRSSFRNAKTFVKISQGMKDRGHNRDPKQCHVKLKELRQAYQKTREANSRSGSEPQTCRFYDELHAILGGSATTTPAVLFDSFNGDGGNTEAGFGDEEDDDEEEDVDSSQQASGETGFPDSQELFLTLDLEPVPSEPTQGCLLDPAGGEGTSAACVSMITGSSPSQRLVKLRKKKKRTRDEMFSELMLSSHTDRAQTNAWRQIMSECRKAQNDREERWRAEESKWRAEESKWRAEERAEAQM